The Anabas testudineus chromosome 1, fAnaTes1.2, whole genome shotgun sequence genomic sequence ACAATCAAATGTAAAGTTAGATTATACAGAACTGTACCATGACCTTTGAACCACATCTACTGATATTTTCACACCAACGTAAAACTCAAGATATTAATGAGAGTTAGTACAGTTAGCAAATTCCAACTTTAATGCCCAAAGTGGAAAACGGTGGATTCTAAAGTCTTAAAAAGGTCCTTCAGTGGTGTGACAGCCGTGTTCTCATCTACCCCCTTTACTTCCTCTGAACTGTGCTTCAACCTCGATCGGCTGTGATGCTGTATAGGCGGTGTCAGTGGTTTGAATGGCAACTGGTGTGAGCCAGAGTTTTTCACCTTCTCCATTGTATCCGGACTGCTGCACACGGTCGACCCACCTGTTGCTTCTAAGGGCATTTGAGGCGTCTGAAAAGAGGGATGGTGCACAGCTGTTGTCTCAGAACCCTGTTGGCCAGAATCTTGCATCTTAGGACCAAGAGGACACAAAGTATTTGATTAAATGTTAGGCTGGCAAGACTGTGTATTATTTTCCCAAAGATCGCCCTGTAAATGAATCATTTACTGTTTCAGTTATTTAAATCTGAATAAACTTCagcacatttagaaaaatactgGAATTACTGTAACAATGCAACATTAGATCAGATGCTGATAAAAAGTTCAGAGTTTAACTaatttgaaataattcaaaCCCAATAGTAAGAACCCCTCTAAGcaacagactgaaaacaacaccaaaaaaaaagagcagtttGATATAAAGAAGATCATAACTGTTATGAGTGGGGTGAATGCAAATATAATGCATCtatagagaaagagaagaagacagtaACGTCAAGAACCTCTCTGTAGACCTTCATAATAAAATGGGGGTGAGGCATCGATCGAGGTCAAGGATAAATACTATTCATTAAGTTCAATTATAGCAGGCCTCAGCACTGCTGAGACATGTCTTTGGGACACACTGGATGTCCTATGGCTACAGAAAGTTGCACTATCCTTCTCTGCCCACCTTGAACTTCTTCTTTCCTctacacttttttttactcttcagCTGCTTCTCAACAAAGACGCACTCTGTGCTGCTTTGGTCCTCTTGACTTTCTGCAacacaattaaaacaacagatgatCATTTGATTCTACCAGGATGATCACACTTATAAATACATGCTAATAGAAATAACAGCATACCTGAAGGAGCTGTGCTTTCAACACTGTCCTTTTGGTACGGgctcagacacagaaagagggTTTTCAGAACTGAATTTGCAGAAGCTGCTGAAGGTCCTATAAGACAATATcaacatgtcagtgtttcaCAGGAGAGTGCACTCATCCATGTGGTATGTCATTACCTTTATCTGATGACATGCTGGCCTGCTGCTGATGAGACTGGGTTGTAGGTGGACGTGGACTGTTACCACAAAGTGCTGGACTGGACGCCACCTCACTGAGACTACCACGCAGGATACAGGCAGGATTCATCCGCTGCTCTGAACGCTGATTTACACATGCGGATAAAacctcatttttatttttaggaccAGTGGACAATTTAGGTGTGTCAGCAGTTTTGACCTGGCTCTGGAGAGCTGTCTCCAAATGTGATTTATCATCAGTTGACTGATTTGACTCTAGAGAACATGCGACCGTCCTCAAATTATCTGATGGaggctgagcagcagcagtgagaggGGCAGCAAAAAGGCTGAGGAAGGATCTAGGAGAGGCCTCATCAGCTGCAGTTATAACATGTATATCTCCTCCTGTGCAGTGTGCAGACTGTGGGGCTGGACAGCAAGATTGAGAAAAGCTTTGAGAGGAGGCAGGAGTTGGTCCAGAATCTGGAGCTGGCGTCAGCTTGTCAGTGATTGGAGATGCAAAAAGGCTATGAAatagttttctctgtgtcttatCACGTCCCACAGACAACTCACCACAACGCACCATTTCACTGCTGCAATCCGCTGTGATTTCATTAGGATGATTTTGTTGTGTGCCCTGTCTGAGCCGAGGCTCTGTCTTTTTGCAGTGCTGGTTTTCAGcatcagctgttttatcagAGCTAGTGACAGGTTCAGGAGAAACAGCAGCCCTGCATTTAAACTctgagagagcagcagaaggTCTTTTAGAGTTTACAGAGCAGCTGATATCTACAGGCAGACGTGGACTTCCTTTCATATGTCGTTTGCTTATGGAGTTCTCTGCCACTGACACAGGAGAATGCAACGTGACTTCATGAGAAACTCTGTGAGCAGGTTTCAGGGATTCTTGGATCTCTCCAGCTTGTTTCTTGTGATCCACAGAAACCAGAACAGGGTCAGGATGGGTTTTTTGTAACAGGCCAGTGTTCTGGTTCTTTACCATTTTTTCCTTGGATTTGctggtttgttcatttttgttacTGAACCAACACAAGGCCTTCTCGTTTTGAATTTGAGAGCTCAGCAGAGcatctgttgcttttttacAGTCAGTTTTTGGAATATATGATACAGTCTGTGCAGCTGGAGGGGTAGGTGTGTGGCCTAAGGTAGAATTCTCCACGGATTTATAAGACCTGAGAACAGCGTCGACAGAGTAGGGAACTTCACCTTTGTTTACAGAGCCTGAAGCGTTCTCAGAAGAAGTCTGTGTGACAGGGAGAGAGGTGGACCCCTCAACCTGAGGAGTGGTAAAGAAACTAGGGAATGGTTTAAATAGCTGACGTCCAAGCACAGCTTCAACTGAATAACAAATGGGCTCGTTTTGAATAGGTCCAGGTGATGGAGGGCTCTCAGGTTGGGCTTGGGGTGGATAAGGTTCCTGCATGTCATTAGACAGTTCTTCAGCCTGAGATAATAAAGCTTCCTCCTTAGCAGTCGTTTCTTCACTGTTGTAAAAGTTTGGCCTGAAAAATATTTAGGTGAAGTTTATTAGGTGAAGTTTAGGTGTAGTTTTAGTTAATTAAGTTCCCCACAGGACGTAGTGATATATTAACAGAATCACAATGATGAGTGTGGGTTTGTATGTACACACCTCAGAGGCTGTATGAGTATGTCAGAAGCTGTGCTTGTAGCTATCATTTCTGACTCCTCTATGTGCACTGGTTGTCCTGACAAGTCTTGTTCAGCTTTTCTTGCGAGTTCATTCTCCCGTCTTAATGCCTGCATTGAGAAGGAAAATGTATGCAAGAGTGTTCAGCACAGTATCctataaatattcaaaaaatacagattttcatGACTGGACTTACCTCATCTAAGAGTCGGCTGGTCAGCTCGTTGAGTGGCTCGTGGGAGAACCTGCAGTCTACTCCGTGAGAACACTCCCCCCTGCTATGGAAGAACTTACAGGGAAAGGACTGTGGAAGGTTTGTATAGGAAATCAGATATTCAACAGTTTGCAATTTCGTAGCAAGTATCCGTACAGTACTGATGACAACAGATTACTGCAGCTAAACTAAAGGATATTGTGCATGTATGGGCAGCTCTCCCCTTTTGTGCAGAATCCTTGGACGTAAAATTTGCAAACTTGTTTGATGAGATCATTGAAACCCTGAATATGCTCCAGTTGGCAGTCGTCACCCTGcatacaagaaaacaaaactcaacTAATTTGAAtcactgtttttaatgaaaGATATTTTTCCATCCTACAATGAACAGTGTAACCTGCCTTGATGCACTTTCCCCAGAGGAAATGACGACAAAGGAACCGACCATCCAGTTGCACAACATTCTGGCTCTTGAACTCTTCGGTCATGCACCTTATGAACTTATCTTGAACGTCCTAAAACAGTTAGAGTCATAAAGTAACACATTTGAAACATTAATACATTTGCCCAGAAGCATTTTGCACATCAacctgattttctttttaaataaatgggTCATTTCAGTCTCTTCGTAGAAGCAGCTACTGACTTTGTGAAAATTAGAAGTGTCACATATGTGATTTTGCTGTGGGAGACAAATAGTGAGTGTGCCTACTCCACCAAATATCTCCACTGACCCGCAGCACTCACACTAAGCAGGACCATAGATGCAACTGTCCATTTAATCAAACTTCAACATTTCACAGGCTGATGATGGACAATATCTATCCTGGTGGGCACTGCCAAGTACCTTGTTAACCCTTGTTCCATCTTTAGGTTTGCGGTCTCCTCCAGCTGTCTGATGGCGTCCACCTCTATCAGAATTCTTCCATCTATTCTTTGGTGGATGCTCATTTTTCTGCCACTCCGTCTTCCTTCTctgctgatgttgtttgtttctgttgttatttttaccTGCCCAATTTTGACCTCTGCGAAACATCTCACTGTGGTTGGCCTTCCTGCTGTGGTTATGCATGACGTCTTCAGTGAAGCTAATATTTGCATGctcactgtcagtgttttgcaGATGGTGACGTATGGCCCTCGAATCATCGTACTCCAAGGATGCAGTATTGTAAGTATCCGTTTGCTGTTCTCGATAGCATCGCTTCTGTGGAGATGGagcaaaaacaaagttaaagatATTAAGAGCTCAAGCAAGAGTTAGGTTCTATTAGTTTAGTAAAGTTGTTTATAACCATTGTAgttcaaaaatataaattaaaattttcaATTGATAGTTTAGTACAGTTTAGATACAGATGTGGACTAGTTACTGTCCAGGCTGCATTTTGTAAAATTGTCCATTTAATCTTCTATTTCCttccatatttatttatattagatttatttatatattgataCCCCATGTTCATCTGTATCCCATGGATCTTGGCAAAggttgtttgtttcatttgaagGATGTTTTTCATCAGTTACTGATGTTACTGTCTCAGGTGCTGCTTTGGCTTCAATATAACGTTGTAACAGTTTCATATTGTCCATATGCTGAGAGCAAATGAATATTTTGCATGCTTCAATTTTCCTACACACCTGTTTACACACAGCACAAAGCGCTGTTCAACAATGAAAAGGCTAAAGATGAATGCCTTTGTTTGTGCAGGAGTTTAAAGCGGGACTGCTGTATTACTCTGTGTTATGCAGACACATAAACTGGAAACTGTCTGTATCTAACCTAATGCAGAATCAGTATTACAGTCACTTCAGCATTTATTCAGACTGCTTCACTTTTTGCTTTACTCTAACCTACTGTgacattctttttttatttagcacatGATTTAAAATGGATCAATCAAATTGAAATCTTTCATGTACTTGAGTCCTAACACACTTGTCATTGTTTAACCAATAAAGGTTTTAGCAGAAACAGGAATGATGGTGAATACAGTGCATCTACTTGACCCACCTGACTTTAATAGTGTGATAAAGCTTCAACACACTAAATGCATCATATCAGCTTTAAGATGTAATAAACATGGAGAAACTGAACCCACCTTGTGATGAGGGCCAAGCTGTTTGCCTTTCCTCTTCTGAGCATTGCTTCTTCCACCATTCTCACTCTGGTTCctataaaacaaaactaacagtGAGACTGTAGCTGCCATTAACACAAAGATGCTAATGGCTAACTCCTCCATCACTAAATACCTGGGGGGAAAGGCCGGTTGACCACGACGTTTTACATCTTCGTCGACAGCAGACAGACTCGAGAACAGGTTTGCGAAAGCcatgatatttgtttttttctcgtCATTAGGTTTTAGTAGCTCattgagaaaagagagagagatgttaacTTTAAAACCACCCCTGCCCACCTGAGACAAGCTAACCAACGCTGTTCTGCACACTTCACAGTCCTCAGTCGTGTCCAGGTGCTAAATATCCCGACCTGCGTGTAGATGAACCCTGACTACCACATGAATCTGTGTTGAACTTACAGAGCAGTCAGTTGTGGCTCACATGGCCGAGTTTCAGGAcgtcactgtaaacatttcgTTTATCTCTACTTCCGTGTTTGACACAAACGTCACCTCCGTGGACTGTACCAAATGTGGACTGAGGGGGGAGGACCCTGTGGTGTGGCGGCACCTCATGGTAATGTTTTGTATTGCATGGTAGAGGTGAATTTGTTTGAAGTTCTATGATTTGTCACATGCtgctcttattttttttattttttcttatttttaggaataatgtaaatgtctgtACTTACAGACTTACAGTTTTAGTTGGGGTTAGAATAAAATCTGCACACCGCCTGGTCTCCCTGTGAGGCCCAAATGAGGGCCAAATGTTCCTGAAACACCTGCAGGGTTCAACTTAACATGACCTCAATTCGACTTGAATCAATCAATGAATCTGTAATTCAATCAACTGATCAATGGAGCCTTGACCCTCACGATGACACAAGCAGCGGAGCAGGTAGGCACAAAGtggacatttcatttttatgataTATAATTATTAACTGATATCATATTGAACAaccaaattaataataataataataataatgtaataattaattaaattaatgccATGTGGTGATTatgaaacaaagcagcagcacacaaacacaatacacaatataCTAGTTGTTACTTCCAAGAGACTTTCTAATTAATTGGGTTAAAATGTACTGAAATCCCTTTGACTGATGAGTGGGCAAGCACACTGTGCCTGTCATTAATCAGTGAGAATGATAAAAGCTCATGTTAAAAAGACGAGATACAAGCTGAACTTTGTTCCTCCACATATGAGGCCATCAGTGTGTAATGTCTCAAAgttcagctcacacacacaccgcacaGTTTTAGTGTTGccactgtgagtgtgtttgtgtttccactTCAGTCCCTGAAGTCTAACTGTCTGCACTAAGCTACAGGATGACCCGCTGGACCCTTCTCACTCCCCTCCTGCTGGGCCTGTTCATCCATAGTGCCATCACTCAGGAGGCTGAGGACTCAGCACCACCGCCACCAGGCCAGGCCTCTGATGGCACGCCGCAGGACGACGAGGAGTGGGCCCTGAACTCCATCAGAGGGAGCTTTGAAGCTGTTAGTGGCTACTTTGACTCCATGTTGGAGTTCATGGGTGGACGGGATGGAGTGTGCCAATACCGCTGTAGATTTGGTAAGTTGATTAAGAAAGTGGCATCATGTAGTGTGACGTCATTTTAAATACTGACATTGACCTTTTATTACTTATAACCAGTGAACAGAGAGGTAGAAATAAAGCAAATTCCACTTGAaaactaaatcattttaaatattgagATTGGAAACTTCCACTACTGAGATTTCACCAAATGATTCTGTTGACATTAGCTACACCAGTATTAAAGTGCAAATCAAATATTAACTCCATCGTTGTTTAGGATAGACACCGTATTAAAAGTGTATACAGTGGATAATCTGCCTTTGAACAAATGCTCTTGTGTTAATGTTCTATATATTATCCACTAATGTTATACTTAATCCACTCTGATTAGGTCAACAGTTTAAGTGGGCTCTATCCAGAAATTGTCCCTACCAATTTAgcttaaattatttaaacttaTAACTTAGTAGGATTTAATTACTCATATTGTAAATTCTTTGATTAAGATCTTTGTTATCATCTGGGAGCGGGCCAGGAAACGGACTGTGACCCCAGCATGATAGGACAGTTTTCATGCAGTGACTAGGGAATGTGTCAAACATCATGTTAGTGGATATGAACCCAAAGCGTGACTCCCTATGTGCAAACATGGATCTACTTTTAAACCTTTGTAGTTATCAAATAGAGTCCTGCACAGTTCCTCTGTGTCCTGAAACATGATCTACATCTGCTTTGCTACCTCGCAGGTAAAGCTCCTCTTCCTCGTCCTGGATACCAGATGCCAGAACCAGATGGATGCAGCTCCTACTTCTTTGGACTTCCTGTTCCAGAAGGGGTATGTGCTGTGTAATCAGAGAAAATCCACATGACAAATCTAAAAAATACTGACTCTATATTGAGGGACTGCACAAAAATTACTAGGGTGGTGAAGGGTGCTTAACATATGataaaattaaaagcaaaatactCCCCCTAGTATGTATGTATCAATGTATGTTAGGAGGCTGTCATTGACTTGACAACCTTGCCTCCAAGTTTAACGTGTTTGGGGTGTAGAGATTTAGAGGGATCTATGTTTTAAGAatcattacattatatttagcCTAGAACAAGTCTTTTCTACAGGGTGCAATGTTGTTAGACACTGCTCATCCAAAAAAGGTTAATCTGGACTAATCAGACCACATGGCTTTcttggatgggcagtgtagtAGCCcagaacagacaaaccaaacaccacACAGGAAAAGTAACAATAATATTCATTACCTTAGATGGAAGCTCCATGAACTCTGGTTTTAACAAACCAAAGCAAAATAAGTCAACTATGTTCCATTTCTAAATGCATAGCTATCTAAAGAAACCTCGTCACTTGACATAATGTAAGACATGGCACCTGGCTTTACCAACCTAAGGTCTCAGTATTGGTTTAGTAATGATAGATGGTCTGATGACATTCACCCTCAAACCACTGACGCTACCCTTCTGTCAGCAGAAAGGTAACATAACTAACCTTCCTCTCACCCCCTCTCTTTCTAAAAGTCCACATCTGACTGAATAGTGGAATAGTTTTTTCATATTAAGTAACCACCTGAATACATTGATCTTGTTTGCTGTGTGCTAGTTTGACGTGGGCATCCCTGCCATGACCAAGTGTTGCAATCAGCTGGATATGTGTTACGACACCTGCGGCTCCAACAAGTACCGGTGCGACTCCAAGTTCCGCTGGTGTCTCCACAGCATCTGTTCGGACCTCAAGAAGAGTCTTGGCTTTGTCTCAAAAGTTGAAGGTGGGTAACCGGTTAAACTCTGTCGAGTTCATTCTGCCTCATCAATAACTTTAATACTATTAACAAAATCAAAACGTATCTGTATTTGAAATCAGTCAGTGTGGCTGAGTCAATCTGAGATAATAGTGGCATATTTGGACTCAGTGCTCCATGTACTGATTGACTCTGTgcttctctgtcactgtctctccTCAGCATGTGAGTCAGTAGCAGACACGTTGTTCAACACAGTGTGGACTCTGGGCTGCAGACCCTACATGAACAGCCAGAGGGCAGCGTGCTACTGtcagggagaggagaaggatgAACTTTAAATTAGATTCAAATAGGAGCCACTCTATTTATAAAACAGTGCACACTAGATatagtgctgctgtgtgactACTTGAGTAATTTATTCAGGTCTTGTTCTCGTTTTGTTCAAAGCCACTATTTTACATTGCTATTAAATTTGAATATTACTGTTGAAAGTTCCaccacaaactgtgtgtttgtttctagtGTTGTCTGTGGTCTTAGTATTGATTGTGGAGAAGATGAAATGTTTATGATTTACAATTTACAGTGTACATAGTCTCAATGCATCATATTTTACTTTAGTGTGTTACCATGTCATGCTAAGGATGAAGAACTTATATTAATGTCATTAGAACCTATATTACACACAACAGTAATCATAACTCCTCATATCAGTTTACTGCTTCAGCCGGTCCACCTAATAAAAGGCTTTTTACTGATATTGTGATGATTATTTCTTCTGTGAAACTGAATTGCAGTAGCTGGAACGTTGAGAGtaaacaatgtatttttatcACTAGAAGACAAGGCCAAAGCTACCATGttcacataaatacacagtgttCCTGACCAGTCAGAACATTATGAACACCTGCTAATATTGTGTTTGTCCCCCCGTTTGCTGCCAGAACAGCATCGGTGCATGGACTCCACTAGACCCCTAAAGGTGCTCTGTGATATCTGGCACCAAGACATTAGCAGCAGATCCTTTAAGTCCTGTAAGTTGTGAGGTGGAGCCTCCATGGATTGAACTGGTTTGTCCAGCACATCTCACAGATGCTCGACTGGATTTAGATCCGGGGAATTTGGAGGCTGTGTTAACACCTCACCAACAAACTGTTGCAGTGCTCCTCAAAGCATTTCTGAACCATTTTGTTCTGTGGCAGCGCTGAAAGAGTCCACAGCTGTCAGAGAATAGAGTTTGTGTAACAAGGCCTAAGTAGGTTGTACATGTTAAAGTAACATCCATGAGGATGGCTGGAGCCAAGGCTTCCTAGCACAACATTGCCCAGAGcatcacactgcctccacctGCCTTCTACCCATAGTGCATCCTGGTGCCATGTGTTCCCCTGGTAAgcaacacacatgcaccatcCACATAATGTAGAAGACAAGATTCTTCAGACCAGGccaccttcttccattgctctgTGGTCCTAATCTGATGCTCTCTGGCCCATTGTTGATGCTTTCAGcagtggacaggggtcagcatgagCAGCCTGACTGGTCTGTGGCTAAGCAGCcccacacacaacaaactgcacaGCTCTGTGTATTCTGACACCTTTCTGTCAGAACCAGCATGAACTTTTTCAGCAATCTCCGTTGTATCAGACCACCCAGGGCAGCCTTCGCTCCCCACGTGCATCAATGAGCCTTAGCTGGCCATGACCCTGACACTAGTTCACTACAGTTTGCTCCTTGGACAACTTTTGATAGATACCGGCCACTGCAGACTGGGAACACCTCACAAAAGCTGTAGTTTTGGAGATGTTCTGACCCAGGTGTCTAGACAGGACAATTTGGTCATTGTCAAACGCTTCAAATTCCTGcctaatatactgtagatatataaaatataagagAAAATAGGgttattcacttcacctgtcagtggtttaCAATACCCACTTTATGACATCTGTTCAATGTGAACTCTACACTAGGCTCAGTGCTATATTAGCTGACTGGCATGTAGGCTATTAATccattaaatatacagtaataaatgaaaaatctaAGTTAGCATTTATCTGCAGTAACGTTTTTAAACTTTAGCCATTGTGGAAAA encodes the following:
- the LOC113162491 gene encoding uncharacterized protein LOC113162491, producing the protein MAFANLFSSLSAVDEDVKRRGQPAFPPRNQSENGGRSNAQKRKGKQLGPHHKKRCYREQQTDTYNTASLEYDDSRAIRHHLQNTDSEHANISFTEDVMHNHSRKANHSEMFRRGQNWAGKNNNRNKQHQQRRKTEWQKNEHPPKNRWKNSDRGGRHQTAGGDRKPKDGTRVNKDVQDKFIRCMTEEFKSQNVVQLDGRFLCRHFLWGKCIKGDDCQLEHIQGFNDLIKQVCKFYVQGFCTKGESCPYMHKSFPCKFFHSRGECSHGVDCRFSHEPLNELTSRLLDEALRRENELARKAEQDLSGQPVHIEESEMIATSTASDILIQPLRPNFYNSEETTAKEEALLSQAEELSNDMQEPYPPQAQPESPPSPGPIQNEPICYSVEAVLGRQLFKPFPSFFTTPQVEGSTSLPVTQTSSENASGSVNKGEVPYSVDAVLRSYKSVENSTLGHTPTPPAAQTVSYIPKTDCKKATDALLSSQIQNEKALCWFSNKNEQTSKSKEKMVKNQNTGLLQKTHPDPVLVSVDHKKQAGEIQESLKPAHRVSHEVTLHSPVSVAENSISKRHMKGSPRLPVDISCSVNSKRPSAALSEFKCRAAVSPEPVTSSDKTADAENQHCKKTEPRLRQGTQQNHPNEITADCSSEMVRCGELSVGRDKTQRKLFHSLFASPITDKLTPAPDSGPTPASSQSFSQSCCPAPQSAHCTGGDIHVITAADEASPRSFLSLFAAPLTAAAQPPSDNLRTVACSLESNQSTDDKSHLETALQSQVKTADTPKLSTGPKNKNEVLSACVNQRSEQRMNPACILRGSLSEVASSPALCGNSPRPPTTQSHQQQASMSSDKGPSAASANSVLKTLFLCLSPYQKDSVESTAPSESQEDQSSTECVFVEKQLKSKKKCRGKKKFKMQDSGQQGSETTAVHHPSFQTPQMPLEATGGSTVCSSPDTMEKVKNSGSHQLPFKPLTPPIQHHSRSRLKHSSEEVKGVDENTAVTPLKDLFKTLESTVFHFGH
- the LOC113161409 gene encoding group XIIB secretory phospholipase A2-like protein, which gives rise to MTRWTLLTPLLLGLFIHSAITQEAEDSAPPPPGQASDGTPQDDEEWALNSIRGSFEAVSGYFDSMLEFMGGRDGVCQYRCRFGKAPLPRPGYQMPEPDGCSSYFFGLPVPEGFDVGIPAMTKCCNQLDMCYDTCGSNKYRCDSKFRWCLHSICSDLKKSLGFVSKVEACESVADTLFNTVWTLGCRPYMNSQRAACYCQGEEKDEL